A window of the Schlesneria paludicola DSM 18645 genome harbors these coding sequences:
- a CDS encoding ABC transporter permease, whose protein sequence is MEIPLLIAAAPWQVFGASSPILKAIFAGAAALVLILLLIGKVPLSYNIMNLTTRWLTTLFMVGSFTLVIGVQIALLAFVNGMYAMTESSGQPGNVMIMSEGSTDEAFSNLGFADATEIETQEGIARDENDRALVSRETYLGISQQVTDQKTGYVKRRFLQVRGVDEPAMSLKVHGLKLVPGGEYFSDSGVRQINDSGETAIEAMLGAAIARELSTDRTEEMLATAKRKDRLDVGDTFKIGERVWYVTGVLESSGTVYDSEVWTRQSQVGPLFGKSNYTTFCVRARPDYRKDERQALIARRKESARVAFEEATKLKAEDKTAPTPQLQVIREEYTEDEWGAELLKEYFGTEYKKAAVSPQVEKTYFANLSATNVQFLGMAIIVALIMSLGGLFGVMNTMFAAISQRTKDIGVLRLLGFKRWQILVSFLLESIVLALVGGAIGCLFGSLCDGFTANSIVTGGPGGGGKFVVLRLTVDASTIAIGMLLALAMGIFGGLIPSLGAMRLSALKALR, encoded by the coding sequence ATGGAAATCCCCCTCCTGATCGCCGCAGCCCCCTGGCAGGTCTTCGGTGCGTCGTCGCCCATCTTGAAGGCGATTTTCGCGGGCGCTGCAGCGTTGGTGCTGATTCTGCTTCTGATCGGCAAAGTGCCGCTCAGCTACAACATCATGAACTTGACGACCCGCTGGCTGACCACGTTGTTCATGGTCGGTTCATTCACGCTGGTGATTGGCGTTCAAATCGCCTTACTCGCCTTCGTCAACGGCATGTATGCGATGACAGAATCGAGCGGACAGCCGGGGAACGTCATGATCATGTCCGAAGGCTCGACCGATGAGGCATTTAGCAATCTTGGATTTGCGGACGCCACCGAAATTGAAACGCAAGAAGGGATCGCGCGTGATGAAAACGACCGAGCGCTCGTCAGTCGGGAGACCTATCTGGGAATCTCGCAACAGGTGACGGACCAGAAGACCGGATACGTCAAACGTCGCTTCCTGCAGGTGCGCGGCGTCGACGAACCCGCCATGTCCCTGAAGGTTCATGGTCTGAAGCTGGTACCGGGCGGCGAGTATTTCTCGGATTCGGGTGTGCGTCAGATCAACGATTCGGGTGAAACGGCCATTGAGGCGATGCTGGGAGCCGCGATTGCCCGGGAACTGAGTACCGATCGCACGGAAGAAATGCTCGCGACCGCCAAGCGAAAAGATCGACTGGACGTGGGAGATACCTTCAAGATTGGTGAACGCGTCTGGTATGTCACCGGTGTGCTGGAATCATCCGGTACCGTCTATGACTCCGAAGTCTGGACACGGCAATCACAGGTCGGCCCCCTGTTTGGCAAATCGAATTACACCACCTTTTGCGTGCGAGCTCGTCCGGACTACCGCAAGGACGAACGTCAGGCGTTGATCGCCCGACGGAAGGAATCGGCACGTGTGGCATTTGAGGAAGCGACAAAACTCAAAGCCGAAGACAAAACCGCACCAACACCTCAATTGCAGGTGATTCGCGAAGAGTACACCGAGGACGAATGGGGAGCCGAGCTGCTGAAAGAATACTTCGGCACCGAGTACAAGAAAGCGGCCGTCAGCCCTCAAGTCGAGAAAACCTACTTCGCCAATCTCTCGGCAACAAACGTGCAATTCCTGGGAATGGCAATCATTGTCGCCCTGATCATGTCGCTGGGCGGATTGTTTGGAGTCATGAATACGATGTTTGCGGCCATCAGCCAGCGGACAAAGGATATCGGCGTCCTGCGGCTGCTGGGCTTTAAGCGTTGGCAAATTCTGGTCTCGTTCTTGCTCGAATCAATTGTCTTAGCGCTGGTGGGTGGTGCGATCGGCTGCTTGTTTGGATCGTTGTGTGATGGATTCACTGCGAACAGCATTGTGACGGGCGGCCCCGGCGGCGGCGGAAAATTCGTTGTCCTACGACTGACGGTTGATGCCAGCACGATTGCCATCGGGATGCTTCTGGCGCTCGCCATGGGAATCTTTGGGGGATTGATTCCTTCACTTGGTGCGATGCGCCTGAGTGCGCTCAAAGCGCTTCGCTGA
- the gltB gene encoding glutamate synthase large subunit, producing MTEPFFTRHPELFFSDGTPKAQGLYDPANEHDSCGVGFVAHIKGQQSRQIVDDALRMLKHMAHRGACGCEANTGDGAGILTSIPHAYMAKVVKQDLNVTLPAAGTYGLGLVFLPTDPEQRQSAKATVEQVIKEQGQVLLGWRPVPHDPEGADIGPSARAAMPVFEHLLVAAQPGLDQDAFDRQLFVIRKRASHAVREGNLPQALKFYICSLSSKILIYKGMLTSEQVLPFFNDLQDADYVSHLAMVHSRFSTNTFPSWDRAHPQRYIAHNGEINTVRGNGNWMFARQGMMQSELFGKDLEKLFPLIEPHCSDSGNFDNALETLVMSGRSLPEAVMMMVPEAWQNHESMPESKRAFYEYHSALQEPWDGPASISFTDGNVIGATLDRNGLRPSRYYVTHDDRVIMASEVGVLDIDPKNVKLKGRLQPGKMFLVDFKQGRMIPDEELKKDFASRRPYQQWLKNQRLMLNELPAAEPPERMVGDELLSHMQSFGYTTETLQFMLVPMITTKKDPIGSMGDDTALACMSDQPRLVYDYFKQLFAQVTNPAIDSTREEVIMSLECYIGPEGNLLDSTEAQCHRLAVPHPILTNEELAAIKHLNYRGWKTKTIDITYPKSQGPSGLKWALDRICGEARQAIADGYSLIVLSDRLASAHRLPVSALLATGAVHHHLVFNEERTRLGIVVESGEAREVHHFCLLTGYGADAINPYMAFEALWQLQDDGELSGDWTHEQITTAYRKATKQGILKVMAKMGISTLASYKGAQIFEAVGISDEVINKCFRGTPSRISGVGFQILGEEAFRRHELGYPTREAHNLPVLPNFGLFSWRSSGEKHAWNPHNIANIQRAARQGDKAAYKEFAKLVNEQTTRECHLRGMLKFKLERTAVPIEEVDSAASIVKRFCTGAMSYGSISAEAHETIAIAMNRIGGKSNTGEGGEDYRRFKPMDNGDSKRSAIKQVASGRFGVTSWYLTNADEIQIKISQGAKPGEGGELPGHKVDKVIAATRHSTPGVGLISPPPHHDIYSIEDLSQLIFDLKNSNPSARVSVKLVSEVGVGTVAAGVAKGHADKILIAGDSGGTGASPLTSIKHAGMPWELGIAETHQTLVLNDLRSRVRLETDGQLKTGRDVVIACLLGAEEFGFATAPLITLGCIMMRKCHLNTCPVGIATQDVELRKKFTGQPEHLINYFFMVAEEVREIMASLGFRTIDEMVGHSEVLEYDNTINHWKLKHLDLSKILTPATKPHDKVETYCRIKQEHGIEFQLDNELVRESKDAIQDKKPVRLNIEVQNIDRALGTILSHEVSKRWGEFGLPDDTIHIRCKGSAGQTLGGWLAGGITLEVEGDANDFVGKGLCGGRIIVYPPSGSDFKPEENIVIGNVALYGATRGEAFFRGRAAERFCVRNSGASCVVEGVGDHGLEYMTGGRAVILGPTGRNLAAGMSGGVAYIYDADNQLLGNCNLEMVALEKVDATADIAELKELIAKHYKYTGSTVAASILQNWDDELPRFVKVMPIDYKRALAEQQKELLTK from the coding sequence ATGACCGAACCCTTCTTCACCCGACATCCCGAACTATTTTTCTCCGATGGAACCCCCAAGGCGCAGGGTCTGTACGATCCCGCCAACGAACACGACTCGTGCGGCGTCGGTTTCGTCGCGCATATCAAAGGGCAGCAGTCGCGACAGATCGTCGATGATGCGCTGCGGATGCTGAAACACATGGCCCATCGCGGTGCCTGTGGCTGTGAAGCCAACACGGGCGACGGAGCCGGGATTCTGACATCGATTCCTCATGCGTACATGGCGAAAGTCGTGAAGCAGGATTTGAATGTCACGCTCCCTGCCGCCGGCACCTACGGACTGGGACTCGTCTTTCTTCCCACAGATCCTGAACAGCGACAGTCCGCCAAGGCAACTGTCGAACAGGTCATCAAAGAGCAGGGGCAGGTCCTGCTGGGATGGCGGCCTGTGCCGCATGATCCAGAGGGTGCGGACATTGGTCCCTCCGCACGAGCGGCGATGCCTGTCTTCGAGCACTTGCTGGTCGCCGCCCAACCGGGTCTCGATCAAGACGCCTTCGATCGACAGTTGTTTGTCATCCGCAAGCGTGCCAGCCATGCCGTGCGTGAAGGCAACCTGCCACAGGCTCTGAAGTTCTATATCTGCTCGCTGTCGTCGAAGATCCTGATCTACAAGGGAATGTTGACATCCGAGCAGGTTCTGCCTTTCTTCAACGATCTGCAAGACGCCGACTACGTCTCGCACCTGGCGATGGTTCACAGTCGATTCTCGACGAACACCTTCCCGAGTTGGGACCGCGCCCATCCGCAGCGTTACATCGCTCACAATGGTGAAATCAACACTGTTCGCGGAAACGGCAACTGGATGTTCGCTCGTCAGGGGATGATGCAAAGCGAGCTCTTCGGCAAAGATCTGGAAAAGCTATTCCCTTTGATCGAGCCGCACTGCTCGGACTCGGGTAACTTCGACAACGCCCTCGAAACGCTCGTCATGTCCGGCCGAAGTCTGCCGGAAGCCGTCATGATGATGGTGCCCGAAGCGTGGCAGAACCACGAATCGATGCCCGAAAGCAAGCGGGCGTTCTACGAATATCATTCCGCACTGCAAGAGCCGTGGGATGGCCCCGCGTCGATTTCTTTTACAGATGGAAATGTCATCGGCGCGACGCTCGACCGCAACGGTTTGCGTCCCAGCCGCTACTACGTCACACACGACGATCGCGTCATTATGGCTAGCGAAGTCGGTGTATTGGATATCGATCCCAAGAACGTGAAGCTCAAGGGGCGTCTGCAACCTGGCAAGATGTTCCTGGTCGACTTCAAGCAGGGACGCATGATCCCGGATGAAGAACTCAAGAAAGACTTTGCCAGTCGCCGTCCCTATCAGCAATGGCTGAAGAATCAGCGATTGATGCTGAATGAGCTGCCCGCCGCGGAACCGCCGGAACGCATGGTCGGGGATGAATTGCTTTCGCATATGCAGTCGTTCGGTTACACGACCGAAACACTGCAGTTCATGCTTGTGCCGATGATCACGACCAAGAAAGACCCGATCGGTTCGATGGGTGATGACACGGCACTCGCATGTATGAGCGATCAGCCGCGACTGGTCTATGACTACTTCAAGCAACTCTTCGCGCAGGTCACCAATCCGGCGATCGACAGCACGCGTGAAGAAGTGATCATGTCGCTGGAGTGCTACATCGGCCCCGAAGGCAATCTGCTGGATTCCACCGAAGCCCAGTGTCATCGACTCGCCGTGCCGCATCCGATTCTGACCAACGAAGAGCTGGCTGCGATCAAGCATTTGAACTATCGCGGTTGGAAAACCAAGACCATCGATATCACGTACCCCAAGTCCCAGGGGCCTTCAGGATTGAAGTGGGCATTGGACAGGATTTGTGGCGAGGCCCGGCAAGCGATTGCCGACGGCTACAGCCTGATTGTTTTGTCGGATCGATTGGCCAGCGCGCATCGTCTACCCGTCAGCGCGTTGCTCGCGACCGGAGCCGTGCATCATCATCTGGTCTTCAACGAAGAACGAACCCGCCTGGGAATCGTCGTCGAATCGGGTGAAGCACGAGAAGTCCATCACTTCTGCCTGCTCACCGGTTACGGTGCCGATGCGATTAACCCATACATGGCATTCGAAGCGCTCTGGCAACTGCAGGATGATGGCGAACTGTCTGGCGATTGGACGCACGAGCAAATCACCACGGCTTATCGCAAAGCGACCAAGCAGGGAATCCTGAAGGTCATGGCCAAGATGGGGATTTCGACCCTGGCCAGCTACAAGGGTGCCCAGATCTTCGAAGCCGTGGGGATCAGCGACGAAGTTATCAATAAATGCTTCCGGGGTACTCCTAGCCGCATCAGTGGGGTCGGCTTCCAGATCCTGGGTGAAGAAGCCTTCCGTCGACATGAACTGGGTTACCCAACCCGCGAAGCGCATAACCTGCCAGTCCTGCCGAATTTCGGCTTGTTCTCGTGGCGGTCGTCCGGTGAAAAACATGCCTGGAATCCGCACAACATCGCCAACATTCAGCGGGCCGCTCGGCAAGGTGACAAGGCGGCCTACAAAGAGTTCGCCAAGCTGGTGAATGAGCAGACGACGCGAGAGTGCCACCTGCGCGGCATGCTGAAGTTCAAGCTGGAACGCACCGCGGTACCCATCGAAGAAGTCGATTCGGCGGCCTCGATCGTGAAACGATTCTGCACGGGAGCAATGAGCTACGGATCGATTTCGGCCGAAGCGCACGAGACAATCGCGATTGCCATGAACCGGATTGGCGGAAAGAGCAACACCGGTGAAGGGGGCGAGGATTACCGACGCTTTAAGCCGATGGACAATGGCGATTCCAAGCGATCGGCGATCAAGCAAGTGGCATCGGGGCGATTTGGCGTCACCAGTTGGTATCTGACCAACGCAGACGAAATCCAGATCAAGATCTCGCAGGGAGCCAAGCCCGGTGAAGGGGGGGAACTCCCCGGCCATAAGGTGGACAAGGTAATCGCCGCCACCCGGCATTCAACTCCGGGTGTGGGATTGATTAGCCCTCCGCCGCATCATGATATCTATTCGATCGAAGACCTGTCGCAGCTCATCTTCGATCTCAAAAATTCGAACCCCTCGGCACGTGTCAGCGTGAAGCTTGTTTCGGAAGTCGGGGTTGGTACAGTCGCGGCGGGTGTTGCCAAGGGGCACGCAGACAAGATTCTGATCGCTGGAGATTCCGGGGGAACCGGAGCGTCGCCGCTGACCAGTATCAAGCATGCCGGGATGCCATGGGAATTGGGGATCGCCGAGACTCACCAGACATTGGTCCTCAATGACCTTCGTAGTCGTGTTCGCCTCGAAACCGACGGGCAGCTCAAAACTGGCCGTGACGTGGTGATCGCCTGTTTGCTGGGTGCCGAAGAATTCGGATTCGCAACGGCACCGCTGATCACGCTGGGCTGCATCATGATGCGAAAGTGTCATCTGAATACCTGTCCGGTGGGAATCGCGACGCAGGATGTCGAACTGCGAAAGAAGTTTACGGGTCAGCCCGAGCATCTGATCAACTACTTCTTTATGGTGGCTGAAGAAGTTCGTGAGATCATGGCTTCGCTGGGCTTCCGCACGATTGATGAGATGGTCGGACACAGTGAAGTGCTGGAATACGACAACACGATCAATCACTGGAAGCTGAAGCACCTGGATCTTTCCAAGATCCTGACGCCCGCCACCAAGCCGCACGACAAAGTGGAAACGTACTGCCGGATCAAGCAGGAACATGGCATCGAGTTCCAGTTGGACAATGAACTGGTCCGCGAATCGAAAGACGCGATCCAGGACAAGAAGCCTGTCCGCCTGAATATCGAGGTCCAGAACATCGACCGCGCACTCGGTACGATCCTCAGCCACGAGGTGTCGAAGCGGTGGGGTGAATTTGGCTTGCCGGACGACACGATCCACATTCGCTGTAAGGGCTCGGCGGGACAGACGCTGGGCGGATGGCTCGCGGGCGGAATCACGCTTGAAGTCGAAGGTGACGCCAACGACTTCGTCGGGAAGGGCCTGTGCGGCGGACGCATCATCGTCTATCCGCCGTCCGGTTCGGATTTCAAACCTGAAGAAAATATCGTGATCGGTAACGTGGCGCTGTATGGCGCAACCCGCGGGGAAGCCTTCTTCCGGGGTCGTGCGGCAGAGCGGTTCTGCGTCCGAAACTCAGGTGCGTCATGCGTCGTCGAGGGAGTGGGTGACCATGGCCTCGAATACATGACCGGCGGCCGCGCCGTGATCCTCGGACCCACGGGGCGAAATCTGGCAGCCGGAATGTCGGGCGGCGTCGCTTATATCTATGACGCAGACAACCAACTGCTCGGCAACTGCAACCTCGAGATGGTGGCGCTGGAGAAGGTGGATGCGACAGCCGATATCGCCGAGCTCAAGGAACTGATCGCCAAGCACTACAAGTACACTGGCTCAACTGTGGCCGCGAGCATCCTGCAAAACTGGGATGACGAATTGCCTCGGTTCGTGAAAGTCATGCCGATTGACTACAAGCGCGCCTTGGCGGAACAACAAAAAGAACTGCTTACGAAGTAA
- a CDS encoding LysR family transcriptional regulator, translating into MNLRDLELFCEVALRGSFSKAAKTHHISQPAASEIVKGLEEHLGCELLNRAIRPLELTPEGRIYYDGCRELLDGYRRLEDRILQRRDKVVGPVRIASIYSVGLLQMDCYVKEFERLFPDAALDLQYVHPEQVLNSVLNEEVDLGLMSFAPRRADLVYETWQDQKIVVVVSPQHPFAKRTSLRVAELDGEALVGFTSELRMRQEIDRWLKQVKVSVNVVHAFDNIENIKRAVEVGSGLGLLPVPTVRREVEFGSLVAIELEDVDWVRRLDIVYRRTKPFTTAISRFLELLHQDPETFSRTVAPIQTTSVQDVDVPATPAQSTATSPVIR; encoded by the coding sequence ATGAATCTTCGCGATCTCGAATTGTTTTGCGAAGTGGCGTTGCGAGGGAGCTTCTCCAAAGCCGCCAAGACGCATCATATTTCGCAGCCAGCGGCCAGCGAGATCGTAAAGGGCTTGGAAGAGCATTTGGGGTGTGAACTGCTGAACCGTGCGATTCGACCGCTGGAACTGACTCCTGAAGGGCGAATTTATTACGACGGATGCCGCGAACTTTTGGATGGCTATCGGCGTCTAGAGGATCGCATCCTGCAACGTCGCGATAAGGTCGTCGGGCCAGTCCGAATCGCGTCGATCTATTCCGTCGGCCTTTTGCAAATGGACTGTTACGTCAAAGAGTTTGAACGGCTATTTCCCGATGCCGCACTCGACTTGCAGTACGTTCATCCCGAACAAGTGCTTAACAGCGTGCTCAACGAAGAAGTCGATTTGGGGCTGATGTCGTTTGCCCCCCGTCGCGCCGACTTGGTTTACGAAACCTGGCAAGACCAGAAAATCGTCGTGGTTGTTTCGCCTCAGCATCCGTTTGCCAAACGCACAAGTTTGCGTGTAGCGGAACTGGATGGGGAAGCTTTGGTCGGGTTCACGTCAGAATTACGGATGCGGCAAGAGATCGATCGCTGGCTAAAACAGGTCAAAGTTTCGGTCAATGTCGTTCATGCATTCGACAACATCGAGAACATCAAACGGGCGGTGGAAGTGGGATCGGGACTGGGGCTGTTGCCCGTTCCAACAGTTCGCCGCGAGGTGGAATTCGGTTCGCTCGTGGCAATCGAACTGGAGGATGTTGATTGGGTGCGTCGTCTCGACATCGTCTATCGCCGGACGAAACCTTTCACCACGGCGATCAGCCGATTCCTCGAGTTGCTTCATCAAGATCCAGAAACGTTTTCACGTACCGTGGCCCCAATTCAGACGACCTCTGTTCAGGATGTGGACGTGCCTGCCACACCCGCACAGTCCACCGCCACATCACCTGTTATTCGATAA
- a CDS encoding PSD1 and planctomycete cytochrome C domain-containing protein translates to MTRGGWRLAIGLMVVFTRWGQADDAGRVDFNRDVRPILSDNCFLCHGPDDANRKGGLRLDQRNGALAAAESGEKSIVPGKPEASELVRRILSDDADLVMPPTASKKSRLTKSQVTILRRWIEQGAEYTSHWAFKAPERSALPQSTGTLADWPRNAVDTFILDKLKHEHLSPAPETDRITWLRRLSLDLIGLPPTVAEVDAFVADQSSDAHRKQIERLLASPHYGERWGRHWLDAARYADSDGFEKDKSRQVWFYRDWVVNSFNRDLPYDQFVIEQLAGDLLPNPTQDQIVATGFLRNSMLNEEGGVDPEQFRMDAMFDRMEAIGKSILGLTIQCAQCHTHKYDPITHDEYYRLFAFLNNDHEAQRIVYTTDELVKIADLHAQMNEVERQLKQATPDWATRMAAWEADLIAAQAAAPRWTSLKLANAGDNGQRYFDMDDGSILAQGYAPTKFTTLLRGDTDLKGITAIRLEQLNDPNLPCNGPGRSSLGTAALSEISVSVVNQKNPEQQSTVKFVKATADFGNAEKELEEQYKDKSGKRRVTGPVDFAIDGNDDTAWGIDAGPGRRNVPRQAVFVAEQPFGFEEGTTLTISLKQNHGGWNSDDNMNHNLGRFRLSATSAANAVADPVPETVRQAVSLPKDQRTAEQHAALFSYWRTTVADFKSANDQIEALWQHWPTGSTSLTLQQRMSPRDTRLLKRGDFLKPDKSVRPGVPAVLHPLAQANSANQLNRLTLAQWLVDRRSPTAARVIVNRVWQAYFGTGLVSTSEDLGTQSEVPSHPELLDWLAVELMSPEHLLPGETAVAPWSLKHLHRLIVGSALYRQSSRITDELYELDQFNRLLARAPRLRVEGEVVRDIALSASGLLNPKQGGPSVFSPAPAFLFQPPASYGPFTWTEATGAERYRRGLYTFRRRSTPYPMLTNFDTPNADSACVRRPRSNTPLQALTMLNETIFMEAARGLALLTVREGGGDTPSRLVFAFRRCVSRPPTESEQSLLLDLFEKQKSRFSSADAHPWELAANDPQNPPELPEGTSASDAAAWTVVSRVLLNLDETVTKE, encoded by the coding sequence ATGACTCGTGGCGGTTGGCGGCTCGCGATCGGTTTGATGGTGGTTTTCACGCGCTGGGGACAGGCCGATGACGCGGGACGGGTCGATTTCAATCGCGACGTCCGGCCGATCCTTTCTGACAACTGCTTTCTGTGTCATGGCCCCGACGACGCGAATCGGAAGGGCGGCCTACGACTGGATCAGCGCAATGGGGCATTGGCCGCCGCCGAATCCGGTGAGAAGTCGATCGTTCCAGGCAAACCAGAGGCCAGCGAACTTGTCCGCCGCATTCTGTCGGACGATGCAGATCTGGTCATGCCCCCCACGGCCTCGAAGAAGTCGCGGCTGACCAAATCGCAAGTGACGATTCTCAGACGCTGGATCGAACAGGGGGCGGAATACACCTCGCACTGGGCATTCAAAGCTCCTGAGCGTTCTGCCCTTCCGCAATCAACGGGGACACTTGCCGACTGGCCCCGAAATGCCGTCGATACGTTCATTCTCGACAAACTGAAGCACGAGCATTTGTCTCCCGCGCCAGAAACGGATCGCATCACATGGCTCAGGCGACTGAGTCTCGATCTGATCGGATTGCCGCCGACTGTTGCAGAAGTCGATGCATTCGTTGCCGACCAAAGCTCCGATGCGCATCGCAAGCAGATCGAACGTTTGCTGGCGTCACCGCATTACGGCGAACGCTGGGGCCGTCACTGGCTTGATGCCGCACGCTATGCCGATTCCGATGGATTCGAAAAAGACAAGTCTCGGCAAGTCTGGTTCTATCGTGACTGGGTCGTGAATTCCTTCAATCGCGATCTTCCCTATGACCAGTTTGTCATCGAGCAATTGGCCGGAGACCTGTTGCCCAATCCCACTCAAGACCAGATCGTCGCAACGGGGTTCCTGCGGAATTCAATGTTGAATGAAGAAGGTGGCGTTGATCCAGAACAATTCCGGATGGATGCGATGTTCGATCGAATGGAAGCGATCGGAAAAAGCATCCTTGGGCTGACGATCCAATGTGCTCAATGCCACACGCACAAATACGATCCGATCACCCACGACGAGTACTATCGTCTGTTTGCGTTTCTGAACAACGATCACGAAGCACAGCGCATCGTCTACACAACCGACGAACTCGTCAAGATTGCCGACCTGCACGCGCAAATGAACGAAGTCGAACGACAATTGAAACAGGCCACGCCCGATTGGGCGACGCGCATGGCGGCATGGGAAGCGGATCTGATTGCAGCTCAGGCAGCAGCTCCACGTTGGACCAGCCTAAAATTGGCGAACGCTGGTGACAATGGCCAGCGGTATTTCGACATGGATGACGGGTCGATTTTGGCGCAGGGCTACGCACCGACAAAGTTCACGACCCTTCTACGCGGCGATACCGACCTCAAGGGAATCACCGCGATTCGACTGGAACAATTAAATGACCCCAATCTCCCCTGCAACGGGCCTGGACGATCGTCGCTGGGTACCGCGGCTCTCAGTGAGATTTCCGTCTCGGTGGTCAATCAGAAGAACCCCGAACAACAGTCGACTGTCAAGTTTGTGAAAGCGACGGCCGATTTCGGGAACGCCGAGAAGGAGCTGGAAGAACAGTACAAAGACAAATCGGGTAAGCGGCGTGTGACGGGCCCCGTCGATTTCGCAATCGACGGCAATGACGACACAGCGTGGGGGATCGATGCCGGTCCGGGCCGCCGAAATGTCCCTCGACAGGCGGTATTCGTCGCAGAACAACCGTTTGGATTTGAGGAGGGAACAACGTTGACCATTTCGCTGAAGCAAAACCATGGCGGATGGAATAGCGATGACAACATGAATCACAATTTGGGACGATTCCGTCTTTCAGCGACGTCGGCCGCCAATGCGGTGGCTGATCCCGTGCCCGAAACCGTTCGTCAAGCAGTCTCACTTCCAAAAGATCAACGAACGGCCGAGCAACACGCGGCACTCTTTTCGTACTGGCGGACAACCGTTGCAGACTTCAAGTCGGCGAATGACCAGATTGAAGCCCTGTGGCAACATTGGCCGACCGGTTCGACGTCGTTGACTCTTCAGCAGCGAATGAGCCCCCGCGACACACGCCTCTTGAAGCGGGGTGATTTTTTGAAGCCCGACAAGTCTGTACGACCGGGGGTTCCCGCGGTCCTTCATCCGCTCGCACAGGCCAACAGCGCCAATCAACTCAATCGGTTGACGCTGGCCCAATGGCTGGTTGATCGTCGCAGTCCTACAGCCGCGCGCGTCATCGTCAATCGCGTCTGGCAGGCCTACTTCGGCACGGGACTTGTGAGTACCAGCGAGGATTTGGGGACGCAAAGCGAAGTTCCCAGTCATCCCGAATTGCTCGACTGGTTGGCTGTCGAGTTGATGTCACCGGAACATCTGCTGCCCGGCGAAACGGCGGTCGCACCATGGAGTCTTAAGCATCTGCACCGACTCATCGTCGGCAGTGCCCTATACCGGCAATCGAGTCGCATTACTGACGAATTGTACGAACTTGACCAATTCAATCGGTTGCTCGCCCGGGCACCCCGTTTGCGTGTGGAGGGCGAAGTGGTTCGCGACATTGCGCTCTCGGCCAGCGGATTGCTGAATCCGAAGCAGGGTGGACCGAGCGTATTCAGTCCGGCACCTGCGTTTCTGTTTCAGCCGCCAGCCAGTTATGGCCCCTTTACGTGGACAGAAGCGACGGGAGCCGAACGATATCGTCGGGGGCTCTACACCTTCCGCCGTCGCTCAACACCTTATCCAATGCTGACAAATTTCGACACTCCAAACGCCGATTCCGCGTGCGTCCGTCGACCTCGTTCAAACACACCCCTGCAAGCACTGACCATGCTCAACGAAACGATCTTTATGGAAGCCGCGCGGGGGCTGGCGCTCCTGACGGTAAGAGAGGGCGGCGGCGATACCCCAAGTCGATTGGTGTTCGCGTTCCGACGCTGCGTCTCGCGTCCACCGACCGAGTCAGAGCAGTCCTTGCTGTTGGATCTCTTCGAAAAACAGAAGTCGAGATTCTCAAGTGCCGACGCTCATCCTTGGGAACTCGCGGCAAATGATCCCCAGAACCCTCCCGAATTGCCCGAGGGAACATCGGCCAGTGACGCCGCGGCATGGACCGTCGTCAGCCGGGTCCTGTTAAATTTGGATGAGACGGTCACCAAAGAGTAG